Proteins encoded by one window of Arabidopsis thaliana chromosome 2, partial sequence:
- a CDS encoding Integrin-linked protein kinase family (Integrin-linked protein kinase family; FUNCTIONS IN: protein serine/threonine/tyrosine kinase activity, kinase activity; INVOLVED IN: regulation of signal transduction, protein amino acid phosphorylation; EXPRESSED IN: 24 plant structures; EXPRESSED DURING: 15 growth stages; CONTAINS InterPro DOMAIN/s: Integrin-linked protein kinase (InterPro:IPR016253), Serine-threonine/tyrosine-protein kinase (InterPro:IPR001245), Protein kinase-like domain (InterPro:IPR011009), Serine/threonine-protein kinase, active site (InterPro:IPR008271), Protein kinase, catalytic domain (InterPro:IPR000719), Ankyrin repeat-containing domain (InterPro:IPR020683), Ankyrin repeat (InterPro:IPR002110); BEST Arabidopsis thaliana protein match is: Integrin-linked protein kinase family (TAIR:AT2G43850.1); Has 35333 Blast hits to 34131 proteins in 2444 species: Archae - 798; Bacteria - 22429; Metazoa - 974; Fungi - 991; Plants - 531; Viruses - 0; Other Eukaryotes - 9610 (source: NCBI BLink).), which translates to MANVVGQLKRGISRQFSTGSLRRTLSRQFTRQASHDPRRNNMRFSFGRQSSLDPIRRSPDGSNGPQLAVPDNLDATMQLLFVACRGDVEGVQDLLDEGIDVNSIDLDGRTALHIAACEGHVDVVKLLLTRKANIDARDRWGSTAAADAKYYGNMDVFNILKARGAKVPKTKRTPMVVANPREVPEYELNPQELQVRKADGISKGIYQVAKWNGTKVSVKILDKDLYKDSDTINAFKHELTLFEKVRHPNVVQFVGAVTQNVPMMIVSEYHPKGDLGSYLQKKGRLSPAKVLRFALDIARGMNYLHECKPEPVIHCDLKPKNIMLDSGGHLKVAGFGLISFAKLSSDKSKILNHGAHIDPSNYCMAPEVYKDEIFDRSVDSYSFGVVLYEMIEGVQPFHPKPPEEAVKLMCLEGRRPSFKAKSKSCPQEMRELIEECWDTETFVRPTFSEIIVRLDKIFVHCSKQGWWKDTFKFPWK; encoded by the exons ATGGCGAATGTAGTGGGACAGCTAAAACGAGGAATCTCGAGACAATTCTCAACTGGATCGCTTCGTCGTACGCTTAGTCGTCAATTCACGCGTCAAGCTTCACATGATCCTCGCCGGAACAATATGCGATTTAGTTTTGGTCGACAATCGTCTTTAGATCCGATTCGTCGGAGTCCTGATGGTTCTAACGGTCCGCAGCTTGCTGTACCGGATAATCTCGACGCTACTATGCAGCTTCTATTTGTGGCTTGTAGAGGTGATGTTGAAGGTGTTCAGGATCTGCTTGATGAAGGTATTGATGTTAATAGTATCGATCTTGATGGTCGTACGGCTCTTCATATCGCTGCTTGTGAAGGTCATGTCGATGTtgtcaagcttcttcttactaGGAAGGCTAATATTGATGCTCGTGATCGTTGGGGAAGCACG GCAGCTGCTGATGCTAAGTATTATGGTAACATGGatgttttcaacattttgaaAGCCCGTGGAGCTAAAGTTCCG aaaaccaaaaggaCACCCATGGTTGTGGCGAATCCTCGTGAAGTTCCTGAGTACGAGTTAAATCCGCAGGAACTTCAAGTTCGGAAAGCTGATGGTATCTCAAAG GGAATATATCAAGTGGCTAAATGGAATGGGACTAAGGTTTCTGTAAAGATACTTGATAAGGATCTCTACAAGGATTCTGACACTAT AAATGCCTTCAAACACGAACTTACTTTATTCGAGAAGGTACGTCATCCTAATGTTGTGCAATTTGTTGGAGCTGTTACTCAAAATGTCCCCATGATGATTGTGTCCGAGTATCATCCTAAA GGGGACCTTGGGAGCTATCTTCAAAAAAAAGGTCGTCTTTCTCCAGCCAAAGTTCTAAGATTTGCCCTCGATATAGCCAG GGGAATGAATTATCTTCACGAGTGTAAACCAGAACCAGTAATCCACTGTGATCTAAAACCCAA AAATATTATGCTCGATAGTGGAGGACATCTGAAGGTGGCgggatttggtttgataagTTTTGCAAAGTTATCATCTGATAAATCAAAAATCCTTAATCACGGGGCCCATATAGATCCTTCAA ATTACTGTATGGCACCTGAGGTTTACAAAGATGAAATATTTGACAGGAGTGTGGATTCTTACTCTTTTGGTGTCGTATTATATGAG ATGATTGAAGGAGTACAACCTTTCCATCCTAAACCCCCAGAAGAGGCAGTGAAGCTAATGTGTTTAGAAGGAAGAAGACCTTCGTTTAAAGCCAAGTCCAAAAGTTGTCCCCAAGAGATGAGAGA ATTGATTGAGGAATGCTGGGATACGGAAACTTTTGTTAGACCAACATTTTCTGAGATCATAGTTCGATTGGACAAGATCTTTGTACACTGCTCAAAACAGGGATGGTGGAAAGATACATTCAAGTTCCCTTG GAAATAG
- the ARI11 gene encoding RING/U-box superfamily protein (ARIADNE 11 (ARI11); FUNCTIONS IN: zinc ion binding; CONTAINS InterPro DOMAIN/s: Zinc finger, RING-type, conserved site (InterPro:IPR017907), Zinc finger, C6HC-type (InterPro:IPR002867), Zinc finger, RING-type (InterPro:IPR001841); BEST Arabidopsis thaliana protein match is: RING/U-box superfamily protein (TAIR:AT2G31760.1); Has 3062 Blast hits to 3040 proteins in 224 species: Archae - 0; Bacteria - 0; Metazoa - 1296; Fungi - 613; Plants - 626; Viruses - 5; Other Eukaryotes - 522 (source: NCBI BLink).), whose product MSSSDRDIIDIESGEEDLYSDGGNDIIDIESGEEDLYSDGGNVSDDYNPVDDTISRSEKSYVVVKEEDILKLQRDDIEQVSTVLSVSQVESIVLLLHYHWCVSKLEDEWFTDEERIRKTVGILKEPVVDVNGTEVDIQCGICFESYTRKEIARVSCGHPYCKTCWTGYITTKIEDGPGCLRVKCPEPSCYAVVGQDMIDEVTEKKDKDKYYRYFLRSYVEDGKKMKWCPSPGCEYAVEFGVNGSSSYDVSCLCSYKFCWNCCEDAHSPVDCETVSKWLLKNKDESENMNWILAKTKPCPKCKRPIEKNTGCNHMSCSAPCRHYFCWACLQPLSDHKACNAFKADNEDETKRKRAKDAIDRYTHFYERWAFNQSSRLKAMSDLEKWQSVELKQLSDIQSTPETQLSFTVDAWLQIIECRRVLKWTYAYGYYILSQERNKRVFAS is encoded by the exons ATGAGTTCTTCAGATCGTGACATCATCGATATCGAatcaggagaagaagatttgtatAGCGATGGTGGTAACGACATCATCGATATCGAATCAGGAGAGGAGGATTTGTACAGCGATGGTGGTAACGTATCCGATGACTACAACCCTGTGGACGACACAATTAGTCGATCTGAGAAAAGTTACGTTGTTGTTAAGGAAGAAGACATTCTTAAGCTTCAAAGAGACGATATCGAACAAGTTTCGACGGTTCTCTCTGTAAGCCAAGTGGAATCGATTGTTCTGCTTCTTCACTATCATTGGTGTGTTAGTAAACTCGAAGATGAATGGTTTACGGACGAAGAGAGAATCCGTAAAACCGTTGGTATATTAAAGGAGCCTGTCGTTGATGTTAATGGTACAGAAGTGGATATTCAATGTGGAATTTGCTTTGAATCATACACTCGAAAGGAAATTGCTAGGGTTTCTTGTGGTCATCCTTATTGCAAGACCTGCTGGACTGGTTACATCACTACGAAAATCGAAGACGGTCCGGGATGTTTAAGGGTTAAATGTCCCGAACCTTCTTGTTACGCTGTTGTTGGTCAAGACATGATCGATGAGGTTactgagaagaaagataaggACAAGTAttatagatattttcttaGGTCTTATGTCGAAGAcgggaagaagatgaaatggtGTCCATCACCGGGATGCGAATACGCGGTTGAATTTGGTGTAAATGGAAGTAGTAGTTAcgatgtttcttgtttgtgttCGTATAAGTTTTGCTGGAATTGCTGTGAAGACGCTCACTCTCCTGTGGATTGTGAAACAGTGTCAAAGTGGTTACTAAAGAACAAGGATGAGTCGGAGAACATGAATTGGATACTTGCTAAGACAAAGCCTTGTCCTAAATGCAAGCGTCCTATTGAGAAGAACACTGGATGTAACCATATGTCATGCTCAGCTCCATGTagacattatttttgttgggcATGCCTTCAACCATTGAGCGATCACAAGGCTTGCAACGCGTTTAAAGCAGACAATGAGGATGAAACTAAGAGAAAAAGGGCTAAAGATGCGATCGATAGATACACGCATTTTTATGAAAGATGGGCATTCAATCAATCCTCGAGGCTTAAAGCTATGAGTGATTTGGAGAAATGGCAATCGGTGGAGCTTAAGCAGCTTAGTGACATTCAGAGCACACCAGAAACTCAGCTCAGTTTCACCGTAGATGCATGGCTTCAG ATCATCGAGTGTAGGAGGGTCTTGAAATGGACCTATGCATATGGATACTACATACTTAGTCAAGAGCGCAACAAGCGAGTATTTGCAAG CTGA
- a CDS encoding UDP-Glycosyltransferase superfamily protein (UDP-Glycosyltransferase superfamily protein; FUNCTIONS IN: UDP-glycosyltransferase activity, transferase activity, transferring glycosyl groups; INVOLVED IN: metabolic process; LOCATED IN: cellular_component unknown; EXPRESSED IN: 22 plant structures; EXPRESSED DURING: 13 growth stages; CONTAINS InterPro DOMAIN/s: UDP-glucuronosyl/UDP-glucosyltransferase (InterPro:IPR002213); BEST Arabidopsis thaliana protein match is: Uridine diphosphate glycosyltransferase 74E2 (TAIR:AT1G05680.1); Has 8757 Blast hits to 8682 proteins in 575 species: Archae - 0; Bacteria - 847; Metazoa - 2565; Fungi - 65; Plants - 5076; Viruses - 120; Other Eukaryotes - 84 (source: NCBI BLink).) — MSEAKKGHVLFFPYPLQGHINPMIQLAKRLSKKGITSTLIIASKDHREPYTSDDYSITVHTIHDGFFPHEHPHAKFVDLDRFHNSTSRSLTDFISSAKLSDNPPKALIYDPFMPFALDIAKDLDLYVVAYFTQPWLASLVYYHINEGTYDVPVDRHENPTLASFPGFPLLSQDDLPSFACEKGSYPLLHEFVVRQFSNLLQADCILCNTFDQLEPKVVKWMNDQWPVKNIGPVVPSKFLDNRLPEDKDYELENSKTEPDESVLKWLGNRPAKSVVYVAFGTLVALSEKQMKEIAMAISQTGYHFLWSVRESERSKLPSGFIEEAEEKDSGLVAKWVPQLEVLAHESIGCFVSHCGWNSTLEALCLGVPMVGVPQWTDQPTNAKFIEDVWKIGVRVRTDGEGLSSKEEIARCIVEVMEGERGKEIRKNVEKLKVLAREAISEGGSSDKKIDEFVALLT, encoded by the exons atgagTGAAGCAAAGAAGGGTCACGTACTGTTTTTTCCATATCCATTACAAGGCCACATTAACCCAATGATCCAACTCGCTAAACGCTTATCCAAAAAGGGCATCACCAGCACACTCATCATCGCCTCCAAAGACCACCGTGAACCTTACACCTCCGACGACTACTCCATCACCGTCCACACCATCCACGACGGTTTCTTTCCACATGAACACCCTCACGCCAAGTTCGTAGATCTTGACCGTTTCCACAACTCTACTTCTCGAAGCCTGACCGATTTCATCTCTAG TGCGAAGTTGTCGGACAATCCTCCAAAAGCTCTGATCTATGATCCATTTATGCCCTTTGCATTGGACATAGCCAAGGACTTGGATCTATACGTAGTGGCATATTTCACTCAACCATGGTTGGCTAGTCTTGTTTACTACCATATCAACGAAGGCACCTACGATGTTCCCGTTGATAGACACGAGAACCCAACACTTGCATCGTTTCCTGGTTTCCCATTGTTAAGCCAAGATGATCTGCCTTCGTTCGCCTGCGAAAAAGGGTCGTACCCTCTTCTACACGAGTTTGTGGTTAGGCAATTCTCTAATTTATTGCAAGCTGATTGCATTCTCTGCAACACTTTTGATCAACTTGAACCAAAG GTAGTGAAATGGATGAATGATCAATGGCCGGTGAAGAACATTGGACCGGTGGTTCCATCGAAGTTCTTGGATAACCGGTTGCCAGAAGACAAAGATTACGAACTCGAGAACTCCAAGACAGAGCCAGACGAGTCTGTTTTGAAGTGGTTGGGAAACAGGCCGGCGAAGTCGGTGGTTTACGTGGCGTTTGGGACATTGGTGGCTTTGAGCGAAAAACAGATGAAGGAAATTGCAATGGCGATTAGCCAAACCGGATATCACTTCTTGTGGTCTGTTAGAGAATCCGAGAGAAGCAAACTACCCTCTGGTTTTATCGAAGAGGCAGAGGAGAAAGACTCTGGACTTGTGGCTAAGTGGGTTCCTCAGCTAGAGGTTTTAGCACATGAATCAATCGGGTGTTTCGTGTCACACTGTGGATGGAACTCGACATTGGAGGCACTATGCTTAGGGGTTCCAATGGTGGGCGTGCCTCAGTGGACTGATCAGCCCACAAATGCTAAGTTTATAGAGGATGTGTGGAAGATTGGGGTTAGAGTGAGGACCGATGGAGAAGGGCTTTCGAGTAAAGAAGAGATTGCGAGATGCATTGTTGAGGTCATGGAAGgagagagagggaaagagaTAAGGAAGAATGTTGAGAAGCTTAAGGTGTTGGCTCGCGAAGCTATCTCTGAAGGAGGTAGTTCCGACAAGAAGATTGATGAGTTTGTTGCTCTTTTGACTTAA
- the ARI9 gene encoding RING/U-box superfamily protein (ARIADNE 9 (ARI9); FUNCTIONS IN: zinc ion binding; EXPRESSED IN: sepal, root, flower; EXPRESSED DURING: petal differentiation and expansion stage; CONTAINS InterPro DOMAIN/s: Zinc finger, RING-type, conserved site (InterPro:IPR017907), Zinc finger, RING-type (InterPro:IPR001841), Zinc finger, C6HC-type (InterPro:IPR002867); BEST Arabidopsis thaliana protein match is: RING/U-box superfamily protein (TAIR:AT2G31760.1); Has 3142 Blast hits to 3098 proteins in 231 species: Archae - 0; Bacteria - 0; Metazoa - 1294; Fungi - 651; Plants - 677; Viruses - 13; Other Eukaryotes - 507 (source: NCBI BLink).), protein MDFSDDDMIDNKSGEENYSYGGGNESDDYNDVVDTIIPSEKSYVILKEEDILKLQRDDIERVSSILSLSQVEVIVLLLHYNWCVSKVEDEWFTDEERIRKAVGLLKEPVVDFNGGEKDKKCRKVNIQCGICFESYTREEIARVSCGHPYCKTCWAGYITTKIEDGPGCLRVKCPEPSCSAAVGKDMIEDVTETKVNEKYSRYILRSYVEDGKKIKWCPSPGCGYAVEFGGSESSSYDVSCLCSYRFCWNCSEDAHSPVDCDTVSKWIFKNQDESENKNWMLANSKPCPECKRPIEKNDGCNHMTCSAPCGHEFCWICLKAYRRHSGACNRFVVEQAESKRALLQSEIKRYTHYYVRWAENQSSRLKAMRDLEKLQSVQLKELSDNQCTSETQLQFTVDAWLQIIECRRVLKWTYAYGYYLQDLPKRKFFEYLQGEAESGLERLHHCAENELKQFFIKSEDPSDTFNAFRMKLTGLTTVTKTYFENLVKALENGLVDVTHNEFPPDNETKSTQEKYEEYQDYEDDFLETQRLYDEALLSGCYYD, encoded by the exons ATGGACTTTTCAGATGATGACATGATTGATAACAAATCAGGGGAGGAGAATTACAGCTATGGTGGTGGTAACGAATCCGATGACTACAACGATGTGGTAGACACAATTATTCCATCGGAGAAAAGTTACGTGATTCTCAAGGAAGAAGACATTCTCAAGCTTCAAAGAGACGATATCGAACGAGTTTCATCGATTCTTTCTCTAAGCCAAGTGGAAGTGATTGTTCTGCTTCTTCACTATAACTGGTGTGTTAGTAAAGTCGAAGACGAATGGTTTACGGACGAAGAAAGAATCCGTAAAGCCGTTGGTTTATTGAAGGAGCCTGTCGTTGACTTCAATGGTggagaaaaagacaaaaaatgtagaaaagtGAATATCCAATGTGGAATTTGCTTTGAATCATACACTCGAGAGGAAATTGCAAGGGTTTCTTGTGGTCATCCTTATTGCAAGACTTGCTGGGCTGGTTACATCACTACAAAAATCGAAGACGGTCCGGGATGTTTAAGGGTTAAATGTCCTGAGCCTTCTTGTTCCGCTGCTGTTGGTAAAGATATGATCGAGGATGTTACTGAGACAAAAGTTAACGAGAAGTATTCTAGATATATTCTTAGGTCTTATGTAGAAGATGGGAAGAAGATTAAATGGTGTCCATCACCGGGATGCGGATACGCGGTTGAATTCGGTGGAAGTGAAAGTAGTAGTTAcgatgtttcttgtttgtgttCGTATAGGTTTTGCTGGAATTGCAGTGAAGATGCTCACAGTCCTGTGGATTGTGACACGGTTTCAAAATGGATATTCAAGAACCAGGATGAGTCGGAGAACAAGAATTGGATGCTTGCGAATTCAAAGCCTTGTCCTGAATGCAAGCGTCCTATCGAGAAGAACGATGGATGTAACCATATGACATGTTCAGCTCCGTGTGGACATGAGTTTTGTTGGATTTGTCTTAAAGCATATCGTCGTCACAGCGGTGCTTGCAATAGGTTTGTTGTGGAGCAGGCAGAAAGTAAGAGAGCATTGCTTCAGAGTGAAATCAAAAGATACACGCATTATTATGTAAGATGGGCAGAAAATCAATCGTCGAGGCTAAAGGCTATGAGAGATCTGGAGAAGTTGCAATCGGTGCAGCTTAAGGAGCTTAGTGACAATCAGTGCACGTCTGAAACTCAGCTTCAATTCACCGTAGATGCATGGCTTCAG ATCATCGAATGTAGGAGAGTCTTGAAATGGACATATGCATATGGATACTACCTTCAAGATCTCCCCAAGCGGAAATTTTTTGAGTATTTGCAAG GGGAGGCTGAATCAGGTTTGGAGAGGCTTCATCATTGTGCAGAGAATGAGttgaaacaatttttcatTAAAAGTGAAGATCCATCCGATACTTTCAATGCTTTCCGGATGAAATTAACTGGTTTGACTACAGTAACCAAAACCTACTTCGAAAATCTGGTGAAAGCTTTGGAGAATGGTCTGGTTGATGTGACACATAATGAATTCCCCCCAGATAATGAGACCAAATcaacacaagaaaaatacGAAGAATATCAAGATTACGAAGACGATTTTCTCGAAACACAAAGGCTATATGATGAAGCTCTTTTAAGTGGCTGCTACTACGATTGA